Proteins encoded in a region of the Rhizobium sp. CC-YZS058 genome:
- a CDS encoding PAS domain S-box protein, with protein MQEPGNVNAQRRFAALRRSGLLTSAGNKHFAALSEHVRVMLDVPVAIISLVEEDRQVFAGQCGLPEPWATRGETPLSHSFCQHVVDQRAPLVVGDAREAPLVRDNLAIAEIGVIAYLGVPVLLPTGECIGALAAIDTVPHRWSEHDVKVMTSLARVLENDIAVTASEHKFRRMFEDMQEGYYVAEAVRDSAGRLTDMVFEEVNPAFERLTGLSVDAAVNARLSVLVPAALEDMLPAYDHVLATGEVISHVNRTDLLGGRWYENRIRRLDDSRVASIFSDVTDRKRAEERLIASEVHWRNLFERLHEGFILGEVIRDEAGQVVDWHCREVNRAFGELMGVSAETAIGRTIRAVLPDANETWMDRVQAAVDAGAPTVFTGPAGQDGRWFEAHVQPFGGEVFVALFVDVTERLKMESVLRDRERQLRTVVETVPLGVLLAEAPSGRIIMQNRRLVRMLGQDAMEATSRDRYTIFNAKDADGRRIPPQDYPLSRIVTGQCESAMLEVIYQRRDGSETWLSVSAEAVHDAGGSLTGAVVAISDISDRKRAEAEQTLINREISHRLKNTLAMVQAIATQTLKRVPDRQIVQSFERRLHALSSAHDVLFARNASSAAVGALIRNTLERIAPIERIEMSGPTVDVGPKGTLSLALLVHEMGTNAVKYGALSNEEGRVSLLWSIEGEGDEAVFHLTWRESGGPAVSPPGERGFGSKLIAMGLVGAGQVETRFDPDGFSATMAAALARLRQMD; from the coding sequence ATGCAAGAGCCTGGTAACGTCAATGCCCAGCGACGCTTCGCGGCCCTTCGCCGAAGCGGTCTCCTCACCAGTGCCGGAAACAAGCATTTCGCCGCGCTGAGCGAACATGTGCGCGTCATGCTGGATGTGCCTGTCGCCATCATCTCGCTGGTGGAAGAGGACCGTCAGGTCTTCGCCGGCCAGTGCGGGCTGCCGGAGCCCTGGGCAACGCGTGGCGAGACGCCGCTTTCCCATTCCTTCTGCCAGCATGTGGTCGACCAGCGCGCGCCGCTCGTGGTCGGCGATGCGCGCGAAGCGCCGCTGGTGCGCGACAATCTGGCCATCGCCGAGATCGGCGTCATCGCCTATCTCGGCGTGCCGGTTCTGCTGCCGACGGGAGAATGCATCGGCGCGCTTGCGGCGATCGATACCGTGCCGCACCGCTGGAGCGAGCATGACGTGAAGGTCATGACTTCGCTGGCGCGGGTGCTGGAAAACGACATTGCCGTCACGGCCTCCGAACACAAGTTCCGCCGCATGTTCGAGGATATGCAGGAGGGCTATTATGTGGCCGAAGCGGTGCGCGACAGTGCCGGCCGGCTTACGGACATGGTCTTCGAGGAGGTCAATCCGGCCTTCGAGCGGTTGACGGGCCTCTCCGTCGATGCTGCCGTGAACGCGCGGCTCTCCGTTCTCGTTCCGGCCGCGCTCGAGGACATGCTGCCTGCCTATGACCATGTGCTGGCGACGGGCGAGGTCATCTCGCATGTCAACCGAACCGATCTCCTCGGCGGCCGCTGGTACGAAAACCGCATCCGCCGGCTGGACGACAGCCGTGTCGCCTCGATTTTCTCCGATGTCACCGACCGCAAGCGCGCCGAAGAGCGGCTGATCGCCAGCGAGGTTCACTGGCGAAACCTGTTCGAGCGCCTGCATGAAGGCTTCATTCTGGGCGAGGTCATCCGCGATGAGGCAGGCCAGGTCGTCGATTGGCACTGCCGCGAGGTCAACCGCGCCTTTGGCGAGTTGATGGGTGTTTCGGCCGAAACGGCGATCGGCCGCACGATCCGCGCCGTCCTTCCCGACGCCAACGAAACCTGGATGGATCGCGTCCAGGCCGCTGTCGATGCGGGTGCGCCAACGGTCTTCACCGGGCCGGCCGGACAGGACGGCCGGTGGTTCGAGGCCCATGTCCAGCCGTTCGGCGGCGAGGTCTTCGTGGCGCTGTTCGTGGATGTCACCGAGCGGCTGAAGATGGAAAGCGTGCTGCGCGACCGCGAGCGCCAGCTCCGCACGGTGGTGGAAACGGTGCCGCTCGGCGTGCTGCTGGCCGAGGCGCCAAGCGGGCGCATCATCATGCAGAACCGCCGCCTGGTGCGGATGCTCGGCCAGGACGCCATGGAGGCGACCTCGCGCGATCGATACACGATCTTCAACGCCAAGGATGCCGATGGGCGGCGCATTCCGCCGCAGGACTATCCGTTAAGCCGCATCGTCACCGGCCAGTGCGAAAGCGCCATGCTCGAGGTCATCTATCAGCGCCGCGACGGCAGCGAGACCTGGCTGTCCGTCTCCGCCGAAGCGGTGCATGACGCGGGCGGCAGCCTGACAGGCGCGGTTGTGGCCATTTCCGACATTTCCGACCGCAAGCGCGCCGAGGCCGAGCAGACGCTGATCAACCGGGAAATCAGTCACCGGCTGAAGAATACCCTGGCCATGGTCCAGGCCATCGCCACGCAGACGCTCAAGCGCGTGCCCGACCGCCAGATCGTCCAGTCCTTCGAACGCCGTCTTCATGCGCTGAGCTCGGCCCATGACGTGCTGTTTGCCCGGAATGCCTCTTCGGCGGCCGTCGGCGCGTTGATCCGCAACACGCTGGAGCGGATCGCGCCGATCGAGCGGATCGAGATGTCCGGGCCTACAGTCGATGTCGGACCGAAGGGCACCCTGTCGCTGGCGCTTCTCGTGCATGAGATGGGCACCAACGCCGTCAAATATGGCGCGCTTTCCAACGAGGAGGGCCGCGTCTCGTTGCTCTGGTCGATCGAGGGCGAGGGTGACGAAGCCGTTTTCCACCTGACCTGGCGCGAAAGCGGCGGCCCCGCTGTTTCCCCGCCCGGCGAGCGCGGCTTCGGCTCCAAGCTGATTGCAATGGGCCTTGTCGGCGCCGGCCAGGTGGAAACCCGCTTCGACCCGGACGGCTTCTCCGCCACCATGGCCGCCGCCCTTGCCAGATTGCGGCAGATGGACTGA
- a CDS encoding methyl-accepting chemotaxis protein, with protein sequence MLGLTSFSDAANVLRALSHSQAVIEFDLTGRILSANTNFCSAMGYGFEEIRGQHHSLFCDPATVASPAYKAFWAGLAAGRFDAGAYRRVGKGGREVWIQATYNPVFSGSKPYKVIKLAADITAAKHAAIENAGKLGAISRSQAVIEFTPAGEIITANQNFCATLGYQLEEIVGRHHRIFCKRDYVETAEYQSFWPRLAGGEFIASEFVRIAKNGSEIWIQAAYNPILDADGKVTKVVKFATDVTERMSAINAMGAAMKRVSRGDLTCSLNERFVPSMESLRGDFNATLDQLRETLSGIGIAVEAVASAAREISSNADSFSRRVEQQAASLEETAAALEEITTTVNDTSRGAEEAGRLVAKARESAECSGDLVSTAVEAMADIQKSSDGIASIIGVIDEIAFQTNLLALNAGVEAARAGEAGKGFAVVAQEVRELAQRSAQAAKEIKSLIGSSGSHVKTGVELVGRTGGTLRAIADEVTRIDSNISSIAAAAREQASGLREINIAVNSMDQATQQNAAMAEESTAASHDLANQAAALRELLSRFDYGATSSPARRAAA encoded by the coding sequence GTGTTGGGGCTAACGAGTTTCAGTGATGCAGCAAACGTTCTGCGCGCGCTTTCCCATTCGCAGGCAGTCATTGAATTCGATCTCACCGGCCGTATTCTTTCGGCCAATACCAATTTCTGCTCGGCCATGGGCTATGGTTTCGAGGAGATCCGCGGCCAACACCATTCCCTCTTCTGCGATCCAGCCACCGTCGCCTCTCCGGCTTACAAGGCCTTCTGGGCCGGACTTGCGGCCGGGCGGTTCGATGCCGGCGCCTATCGCCGGGTTGGCAAGGGCGGACGCGAGGTCTGGATCCAGGCCACCTACAATCCTGTCTTCAGCGGCTCCAAGCCGTACAAGGTCATCAAGCTCGCAGCTGATATCACTGCCGCCAAACATGCCGCCATCGAGAATGCCGGCAAGCTGGGCGCCATTTCCCGCTCGCAGGCCGTCATCGAATTCACCCCTGCGGGGGAGATCATCACCGCCAACCAGAACTTCTGCGCCACGCTCGGCTATCAGCTCGAAGAGATTGTCGGACGTCACCACCGGATCTTCTGCAAGCGCGACTATGTGGAAACGGCGGAGTACCAGAGCTTCTGGCCCCGCCTTGCCGGCGGCGAGTTCATTGCCAGCGAATTCGTCCGCATCGCCAAGAACGGCAGCGAGATCTGGATCCAGGCTGCCTATAACCCGATCCTCGATGCCGATGGCAAGGTGACCAAGGTCGTCAAGTTCGCAACCGACGTCACCGAGCGCATGAGCGCCATCAATGCGATGGGCGCGGCGATGAAGCGGGTGTCGAGGGGCGACCTGACCTGTTCGCTGAATGAGCGCTTTGTGCCCTCGATGGAGTCCTTGCGCGGCGATTTCAATGCCACGCTCGATCAGCTGCGCGAAACGCTGTCCGGCATCGGCATTGCGGTTGAGGCGGTCGCGTCTGCCGCCCGCGAGATCAGCTCCAATGCCGACAGCTTCTCGCGGCGGGTGGAGCAGCAGGCGGCGTCTCTCGAAGAAACAGCGGCGGCGCTGGAGGAAATCACCACGACCGTCAACGACACGAGCCGCGGTGCAGAGGAAGCCGGCCGTCTCGTCGCCAAGGCGCGCGAAAGCGCCGAATGTTCGGGCGATCTCGTCAGCACGGCTGTCGAGGCCATGGCCGATATCCAGAAATCCTCCGATGGGATTGCCAGCATCATCGGCGTGATCGACGAGATTGCTTTCCAGACGAACCTTCTGGCGCTCAATGCCGGGGTCGAGGCCGCGCGGGCCGGCGAGGCGGGCAAGGGCTTCGCCGTGGTGGCCCAGGAGGTGCGCGAGCTCGCCCAGCGATCGGCGCAGGCGGCCAAGGAGATCAAGAGCCTGATCGGCTCCTCCGGGTCACATGTGAAAACCGGCGTCGAGCTGGTCGGTCGCACCGGCGGAACCCTGCGGGCCATCGCCGACGAGGTGACGCGGATCGACAGCAATATCTCCAGCATCGCAGCTGCCGCCCGCGAACAGGCGAGCGGGCTGAGGGAGATCAACATCGCCGTCAACTCCATGGACCAGGCCACGCAGCAGAATGCCGCCATGGCCGAGGAAAGCACGGCTGCCTCCCATGATCTGGCAAACCAAGCTGCCGCCCTGCGCGAACTCCTCAGCCGCTTCGACTATGGCGCAACCAGCAGCCCCGCCCGGCGCGCCGCGGCCTGA
- a CDS encoding TadE/TadG family type IV pilus assembly protein, translated as MDRRTRALRLMRGFAQARGGNFAMMGALLLPLLIGAAGVGLDVTRLVLAKTELQDAVDIAALAASSGLANEVMTPDQAKAAARNHLTIAMSNAKRSGMTVEETKDAEDVAKNAEITIDTSATGVGSGKKYTILVSASLHQKMTPLSKLLGLSDVTVSASGQSVGSTATESALSMFLVLDRSGSMGEATNKPGINKIQSLKLAVEALLAQFTKADPGNTYARTAAVSYNGSMQTPSAFTWDEQTTLAYVKALTATGTTDSSKAMATAYTALTNGDEDKVHKDKTGLIPKKFMVFMTDGDNTSTAFDTATKATCDTARANKVTVYTVAFMAPAKGKSLLQYCATSPSHYFPAENADALIAAFASIGRDASQLAVRLTK; from the coding sequence ATGGATCGCCGGACCCGAGCCCTGCGGTTGATGCGTGGTTTTGCGCAGGCGCGTGGTGGCAATTTCGCCATGATGGGCGCCCTTCTGCTTCCTTTGCTGATCGGCGCTGCCGGCGTGGGTCTCGATGTGACGCGGCTCGTCCTGGCCAAGACCGAGCTGCAGGACGCCGTGGACATCGCAGCCTTGGCCGCTTCCTCCGGCCTTGCCAACGAGGTGATGACCCCGGACCAGGCAAAGGCCGCCGCCCGCAACCATCTCACCATCGCCATGTCCAATGCCAAGCGCTCGGGCATGACGGTGGAGGAGACGAAGGACGCGGAGGATGTGGCGAAGAACGCCGAGATCACGATCGATACTAGCGCCACCGGCGTCGGCAGCGGCAAGAAATACACCATCCTCGTCAGCGCCTCGCTGCACCAGAAGATGACGCCCTTGTCGAAGCTGCTGGGCTTGAGCGATGTCACCGTTTCGGCAAGCGGCCAATCGGTCGGCTCGACCGCGACCGAAAGCGCGCTGTCGATGTTCCTCGTCCTCGACCGTTCCGGTTCGATGGGAGAGGCGACCAACAAGCCGGGGATCAACAAGATCCAGTCGCTCAAGCTGGCTGTGGAGGCCCTGCTGGCCCAGTTCACCAAGGCCGACCCAGGGAACACCTATGCGCGCACCGCGGCTGTTTCCTATAATGGCAGCATGCAAACGCCCTCCGCCTTCACCTGGGACGAACAAACGACGCTCGCTTACGTCAAGGCGCTGACGGCGACCGGCACCACCGATTCGAGCAAGGCGATGGCGACGGCCTACACCGCGCTGACGAACGGCGACGAGGACAAGGTCCACAAGGACAAGACCGGTCTGATCCCGAAGAAGTTCATGGTCTTCATGACCGATGGCGACAATACCAGCACCGCCTTCGACACGGCCACCAAGGCAACCTGCGATACGGCGCGGGCGAACAAGGTGACCGTCTATACCGTCGCCTTCATGGCGCCCGCCAAGGGCAAGTCGCTCCTGCAATATTGCGCGACCTCGCCCAGCCACTACTTCCCGGCCGAAAATGCCGACGCCCTCATCGCCGCCTTTGCCTCCATCGGCCGCGACGCCTCGCAGCTCGCCGTGCGGCTGACGAAGTAG
- a CDS encoding ABC-F family ATP-binding cassette domain-containing protein, translating to MIRIENVSKQNSHRLLFIEASAALNKGEKIGLVGPNGAGKTTLFRMITGQEIPDEGQISVEKGVTVGYFDQDVGEMSGRSAVAEVMEGAGPVSVVAAELRDLEAAMVDPDRMDEMDAIIERYGEVQARYEELDGYALEGRAREVLDGLSFTQAMMDGDVGKLSGGWKMRVALARILLMRPDVMLLDEPSNHLDLESLIWLESFLKSYEGALLMTSHDREFMNRIVTKIIEIDGGGLTSFSGDYAFYEQQRALNEKHQQAQFERQQAMLAKEIKFIERFKARASHASQVQSRVKKLEKIDRVEPPRRRQTVAFDFLPAPRSGEDVVSLKKVQKAYGTRTIYDGFDFVVRRRERWCIMGVNGAGKSTLLKLVAGTAQPDAGTVALGASVKMGYFAQHAMDLLDGERTVFEWLEDSFPKAGQGPLRALAGCFGFSGDDVEKRCRVLSGGEKARLVMAAMLFDPPNLLVLDEPTNHLDLDTKEMLIKALALYEGTMLFVSHDRHFLAALSNRVLELTPDGIHQYGGGYTEYVERTGQEAPGLHS from the coding sequence ATGATCCGTATCGAAAATGTCAGCAAGCAGAACAGCCATCGTCTCCTCTTCATCGAGGCCTCCGCCGCGCTGAACAAGGGCGAGAAGATCGGCCTCGTGGGCCCGAACGGTGCCGGCAAAACCACGCTCTTCCGCATGATCACCGGCCAGGAAATCCCCGACGAGGGGCAGATCTCGGTCGAAAAGGGCGTCACCGTCGGCTATTTCGACCAGGATGTCGGCGAAATGTCCGGCCGCAGCGCGGTCGCCGAGGTCATGGAGGGGGCCGGACCCGTGAGCGTGGTTGCGGCCGAACTGCGTGACCTCGAAGCTGCGATGGTCGACCCGGACCGGATGGACGAGATGGACGCCATCATCGAGCGCTATGGCGAGGTACAGGCGCGCTATGAGGAACTGGACGGCTACGCGCTGGAAGGCCGGGCGCGGGAAGTGCTGGACGGGCTTTCCTTCACCCAGGCGATGATGGACGGCGATGTCGGCAAGCTTTCGGGCGGCTGGAAGATGCGCGTGGCGCTGGCCCGCATTCTGCTCATGCGCCCGGATGTCATGCTGCTCGACGAGCCGAGCAACCATCTCGATCTCGAAAGCCTGATCTGGCTCGAATCCTTCCTCAAGTCCTATGAGGGCGCGCTGCTCATGACCTCGCATGACCGCGAGTTCATGAACCGCATCGTGACAAAAATCATCGAGATCGACGGCGGCGGGCTGACAAGCTTTTCCGGCGACTATGCCTTCTACGAGCAGCAGCGCGCGCTGAACGAGAAGCATCAGCAGGCGCAGTTCGAGCGTCAGCAGGCCATGCTCGCCAAGGAGATCAAGTTCATCGAGCGGTTCAAGGCGCGCGCCTCGCATGCCTCGCAGGTGCAGAGCCGCGTCAAGAAACTCGAGAAGATCGACCGCGTGGAGCCCCCGCGCCGGCGCCAGACCGTCGCCTTCGACTTCCTGCCCGCGCCCCGCTCCGGCGAAGACGTGGTCAGCCTCAAGAAGGTGCAGAAGGCCTATGGCACGCGCACCATTTATGACGGCTTCGACTTCGTCGTCCGGCGCCGCGAGCGCTGGTGCATCATGGGCGTCAACGGCGCCGGCAAATCAACGCTGTTGAAGCTGGTGGCCGGCACGGCCCAGCCGGATGCCGGCACGGTGGCGCTCGGCGCCAGCGTGAAGATGGGCTATTTCGCCCAGCATGCGATGGACCTGCTCGATGGCGAGCGCACGGTGTTCGAATGGCTGGAGGACAGTTTCCCCAAGGCGGGCCAAGGCCCGCTGCGCGCGCTGGCCGGCTGTTTCGGCTTTTCCGGCGACGATGTCGAAAAGCGCTGCCGGGTTCTCTCCGGCGGGGAAAAGGCACGCCTGGTGATGGCCGCCATGCTGTTCGATCCGCCGAACCTTCTGGTGCTCGACGAGCCGACGAACCATCTCGATCTCGACACCAAGGAAATGCTGATCAAGGCGCTGGCGCTGTACGAAGGCACCATGCTCTTCGTCTCGCACGACCGCCACTTCCTCGCCGCACTTTCCAACCGCGTCCTCGAACTGACCCCCGACGGCATCCACCAATATGGCGGCGGCTACACGGAGTATGTCGAGCGCACAGGCCAGGAAGCGCCGGGGTTGCACAGCTGA
- a CDS encoding nitronate monooxygenase family protein, with translation MALPPILKDRLRLPVIAAPLFIISHPALTIAQCKAGVIGAFPALNARPDSALDDWLAEITETLAAHDRANPDRPSAPFAVNQIVHKTNRRLEHDLALCVKYRVPIVISSLGAVPEVNAAIHAYGGLVLHDVINDRHARSAINKGADGLIAVAAGAGGHAGTLSPFALVQEIRAWFEGPLLLSGAIATGGAILAAEAMGADMAYIGSPFIATDEARASADYKQMIVDSKAADIFYTAHFTGIPGNYLRASILKAGLDPAALSGMSAEGIDFAAASADGGAKAWRDIWGAGQGIGAVTSRGPVSTLIDRLEAEYAEARLRLGVAPRPSSEAQAFSDKTQKTS, from the coding sequence ATGGCGCTGCCCCCTATTCTCAAAGACCGGCTGCGCCTGCCTGTCATCGCGGCGCCGCTGTTCATCATTTCCCATCCCGCCCTGACGATCGCCCAATGCAAGGCGGGCGTCATCGGCGCGTTTCCCGCGCTCAATGCACGGCCGGATTCGGCCCTCGACGACTGGCTGGCGGAGATCACCGAAACGCTTGCCGCCCATGACCGCGCCAACCCCGACCGGCCGAGCGCGCCCTTTGCCGTCAACCAGATCGTTCACAAGACCAACCGCCGCCTGGAGCACGACCTCGCGCTTTGCGTCAAATACCGGGTGCCGATTGTCATTTCGTCTCTGGGCGCGGTTCCGGAGGTCAACGCGGCCATCCATGCCTATGGCGGGCTCGTGCTGCATGATGTCATCAACGATCGCCACGCCCGCTCGGCGATCAACAAGGGCGCGGATGGGCTGATCGCGGTGGCGGCCGGCGCCGGAGGCCATGCCGGCACGCTCTCGCCATTCGCGCTCGTCCAGGAAATCCGCGCCTGGTTCGAAGGGCCGCTGCTGCTTTCCGGCGCGATCGCCACCGGCGGCGCCATCCTCGCCGCCGAGGCCATGGGCGCCGACATGGCCTATATCGGCTCGCCCTTCATTGCCACCGACGAGGCGCGTGCCAGCGCCGACTACAAGCAGATGATCGTCGACAGCAAGGCGGCCGACATTTTCTACACCGCCCATTTCACCGGCATTCCCGGCAACTACCTCCGCGCGTCGATCCTCAAGGCCGGGCTCGATCCCGCGGCGCTTTCGGGAATGAGTGCCGAAGGCATCGATTTTGCCGCCGCCTCCGCCGATGGCGGCGCCAAGGCCTGGCGCGACATCTGGGGCGCCGGCCAGGGGATCGGCGCGGTGACCAGCCGCGGACCGGTCAGCACGCTGATCGACCGGCTGGAGGCCGAATATGCCGAGGCCCGCTTGCGGCTCGGCGTCGCGCCCCGTCCCTCTAGCGAAGCACAGGCTTTTTCCGACAAGACACAGAAGACGTCTTGA
- a CDS encoding dual specificity protein phosphatase family protein has translation MGVDQLTGNFHTVIPGELYRSGQPSGDDVALYAKQYGIKTILNLRNEKRTEWYADEVAAAKQAGITLIDLPLSSKKVLSNEDGARLAALMRDAPKPLLIHCEHGANRTGLASAIYLGAVAGRSELEAELQISPLYGHVPIRGIGRYQMYQSWDAFEETIGF, from the coding sequence ATGGGCGTGGACCAGCTGACCGGAAATTTCCACACGGTCATCCCCGGCGAACTCTATCGCTCCGGCCAGCCGAGCGGCGACGATGTCGCCCTTTACGCAAAGCAGTACGGTATCAAGACCATCCTGAACCTGCGCAACGAGAAGCGCACTGAATGGTACGCGGACGAAGTGGCCGCGGCCAAGCAGGCCGGCATCACCCTGATCGATCTTCCGCTGAGTTCGAAGAAGGTCTTGTCGAACGAGGACGGCGCCCGCCTTGCCGCGCTGATGCGCGACGCCCCGAAGCCGCTGCTCATCCACTGCGAACATGGCGCCAACCGCACGGGCCTGGCGAGCGCCATCTATCTCGGCGCTGTCGCCGGCCGCAGCGAACTCGAAGCCGAACTCCAGATCTCCCCCCTCTACGGCCACGTCCCCATCCGCGGAATCGGTCGCTATCAGATGTACCAGTCTTGGGACGCGTTTGAGGAAACGATCGGGTTCTGA
- a CDS encoding DMT family transporter: MQPRDLASYLFLALAWGLSFLVILHVVDGFGWVGAVSLRALIAGSALLLFARLTGRRLRFTARFWPLALVGATTVAGQLIGLSYGTPLIGTAMAAIIVAAIPLFSMIIAQLWGLERMTPSRLLGLALGMGGIVLLVGFPAVPVTASFILGCVACLAGCFCAALGSNVVSARLAGVDALEVTSAAFLIGGLMTLPLLLIIPVPGWPRPLDWAALFTSALVMSALTYVLYFKLVASIGATRSISVEFAVTIVAVFVGAVVLGEPLTGMQLAGAAIIVLGCLLVLDLLPGMRARKRRA; encoded by the coding sequence ATGCAGCCCCGCGACCTTGCCTCCTACCTCTTCTTGGCGCTCGCCTGGGGCTTGTCCTTCCTCGTCATTCTGCATGTGGTGGACGGCTTCGGCTGGGTAGGCGCGGTCTCGCTGCGCGCGCTGATCGCAGGCTCCGCGCTCCTGCTCTTTGCCCGGCTTACCGGCCGCCGGCTGCGGTTTACCGCCCGCTTCTGGCCGCTGGCGCTGGTCGGCGCAACCACAGTCGCTGGCCAGCTGATCGGCCTTTCCTATGGAACGCCGCTGATCGGCACGGCCATGGCGGCGATCATCGTCGCCGCGATCCCGCTGTTTTCCATGATCATCGCCCAGCTCTGGGGGCTGGAGCGCATGACGCCGTCCCGGCTTCTCGGCCTCGCGCTCGGCATGGGCGGCATCGTGCTGCTGGTCGGCTTTCCCGCCGTTCCGGTCACCGCGTCGTTCATCCTCGGCTGCGTGGCCTGCCTTGCAGGCTGCTTCTGCGCAGCACTCGGCAGCAATGTCGTCAGCGCCCGGCTTGCCGGCGTCGATGCGCTGGAGGTCACCTCGGCCGCTTTCCTGATCGGCGGGCTGATGACGCTGCCCCTCTTGCTGATCATTCCCGTCCCCGGCTGGCCGCGGCCGCTCGACTGGGCGGCGCTGTTCACCTCGGCGCTGGTAATGAGCGCGCTGACCTATGTGCTGTATTTCAAGCTGGTCGCCTCGATCGGTGCGACGCGCTCGATCAGCGTCGAGTTCGCCGTCACCATCGTGGCGGTCTTCGTCGGCGCGGTCGTGCTTGGCGAACCCTTGACCGGCATGCAGCTTGCCGGCGCCGCGATCATCGTGCTCGGATGCCTGCTGGTGCTCGACCTTCTGCCGGGAATGCGCGCCAGGAAGCGACGCGCCTGA
- a CDS encoding Crp/Fnr family transcriptional regulator → MIDILIRSLENHDIISEAERAQLRAVLDKEKEVEPDEDIVKQGSRPLVSTVLTAGFAARYKLTAEGSRQITALHVPGDFVDLHAFMLKTMDHGIVALSTCRIVTVDHTDLLTLSHTAPHLTRLFWLKTLVDGAVHREWIVAMGRRSKRAHLAHLICELFVRLRAVGLTEGNGFHFPLSQGEMADVLGLSLVHMNRTIQGLRRDGLISWTNQTIEILKWDELAAIADFDETYLSLSVEPR, encoded by the coding sequence GTGATCGACATTCTTATCCGCAGCCTGGAAAACCACGACATCATTTCCGAGGCTGAACGTGCTCAGCTGCGCGCGGTGCTCGACAAGGAAAAGGAGGTCGAGCCGGACGAAGACATCGTCAAACAAGGCAGCCGCCCCCTGGTCAGCACCGTGCTGACGGCGGGCTTCGCAGCGCGATACAAGCTCACCGCAGAAGGTTCACGCCAGATCACCGCCCTGCATGTGCCGGGCGATTTCGTCGACCTGCATGCCTTCATGCTGAAGACGATGGATCATGGCATCGTGGCGTTGTCCACCTGCCGCATCGTGACCGTCGATCATACCGATCTTCTGACGCTGTCCCACACGGCTCCGCACCTGACGCGGCTTTTTTGGCTGAAGACGCTGGTGGATGGCGCGGTCCACCGCGAGTGGATCGTGGCGATGGGCCGCCGCTCGAAGCGGGCGCATCTGGCCCACCTCATCTGCGAACTCTTCGTGCGCCTGCGCGCGGTCGGGCTGACCGAGGGCAACGGCTTCCATTTTCCGCTGTCGCAGGGCGAGATGGCCGATGTGCTGGGTCTCTCGCTCGTGCACATGAACCGCACGATCCAGGGCCTGCGCCGGGATGGATTGATCAGCTGGACCAACCAGACGATCGAAATCTTGAAATGGGACGAGCTGGCCGCCATCGCCGATTTCGACGAGACCTATCTCAGCCTTTCGGTCGAACCACGCTGA